A window of the Phaseolus vulgaris cultivar G19833 chromosome 5, P. vulgaris v2.0, whole genome shotgun sequence genome harbors these coding sequences:
- the LOC137834949 gene encoding myosin-12 — protein sequence MGTPVNIIVGSQVWVEDPEVAWIDGEVTEINGKNVTIIATNGKTLVAEISSIYPKDTEAPPAGVDDMTKLAYLHEPGVLHNLATRFSLNEIYTYTGNILIAVNPFRRLPHLYDIHMMEQYKGAAFGELSPHLFAVADTCYRAMINENGSQSILVSGESGAGKTETTKMLMRYLAFMGGRAATEGRTVEQQVLESNPVLEAFGNAKTVKNNNSSRFGKFVEIQFDKNGKISGAAIRTYLLERSRVCQVSDPERNYHCFYMLCAAPPEDANKYKLGDPRQFHYLNQSNCYEVSNVDDAKEYLETRNAMDIVGINQDEQDAIFRVVAAILHLGNIDFVKGKEVDSSKLKDDKSLFHLQTAAELFMCDAKSLEDSLCKRVIVTPDGNITKPLDPDAAALSRDALSKTVYSKLFDWIVDKINSSIGQDSNAVSIIGVLDIYGFESFKINSFEQLCINLTNEKLQQHFNQHVFKMEQEEYTKEEIDWSYVEFVDNQDVLDLLEKKPGGIIALLDEACMFPKSTHETFAQKMYQTYKSHKRFSKPKLARTDFTINHYAGDVTYQADHFLDKNKDYVVAEHQALLCASKCPFVANLFPPLPEETSKQSKFSSIGSQFKHQLQSLMETLNTTEPHYIRCVKPNTVLQPGIFENFNVLNQLRCGGVLEAIRISCAGYPTKRTFEEFLDRFGMLAPDVLDGSDEKKASMAICDKMGLKGYQMGKTKVFLRAGQMAEIDARRAEVLAKAAKLIQRQIRTHLTRKEFITLRKATIHIQKIWRAKLARELFENMRREAASIRIQKHVRAHRARMYYTSLQESAIVLQSGLRAFAARNEYRYRRRTKASTKIQTQWRKVQALSDYKQQKRATVSLQCLWRARIARKELRKLRMAARETGALKEAKDKLEKRVEELTWRLDIEKHMRMDLEEAKGQEIAKLQNSLQEMQAQLDESQAAIIHEREAAKIAIEQAPPVIKEVPVVDDTKLELLTNKNEELETEVEELNKKIKEFEEKFSEIENENQSRVKEAEEAQLKATQLQETIERLELSLSNLESENQVLCQKALEESKNEELFEEIKILKGQIANLESENEFLRSQAAAAALEHKVHPEKIEPDHLAAALEQKVHPEKMESDHEVAVVEKIKVQPRVIADNMTSQIKNLDNGNQTEEEWHARKEPKAPVFLLTKQRSLTDRQQESHDALLKCLAEDKRFEKNRPAVACIVYKALLHWRSLEADKTHIFDKITHTIRSSIENQEGIHDLAYWLSTTSTLLFYLQCTMKASNTTKAVSRNRNSPATLFGKMAQGLRSSSMGLGISSGYSGMVEKPNDQSKVEAKYPAILFKQHLTAYVEKIYGMIRDSLKKEISPFLNLCIQAPRSIRTRSIRGSSRNIHSNIVAKQQALHMYWKGIVDKLDSTLRILSDNFVPPILARKIFSQVFSFMNIQLFNSLLLRRECCSFSNGEYLKAGLHELELWCLKATDQFAGSSWDELKHIRQAVGFLVLHQKTQKSLEEITSELCPVLSIPQIYRIGTMFWDDKYGAQGLSPEVISRMRVIMTEDSISIHNSSFLLEVDSSIPFLMEEMFRSMSDIRLSDMDVDPPPILRQRSDFQFLLQQMDSDSQ from the exons ATG GGAACGCCTGTGAACATCATCGTTGGATCACAGGTTTGGGTTGAGGATCCGGAGGTTGCATGGATTGATGGTGAGGTCACAGAAATCAATGGCAAAAATGTAACCATCATTGCCACAAATGGGAAAACT TTGGTGGCAGAAATTTCAAGCATATACCCCAAAGATACAGAAGCACCACCTGCAGGAGTTGATGACATGACCAAGCTAGCTTACCTTCATGAGCCAGGAGTCCTGCATAACCTTGCAACTCGTTTTTCTCTCAATGAGATATAT ACATATACAGGGAATATCTTAATTGCAGTGAATCCTTTTCGAAGATTGCCACACTTGTATGACATCCATATGATGGAGCAGTACAAAGGAgcagcatttggagagcttagTCCTCACCTTTTTGCTGTAGCTGACACATGTTACAG GGCAATGATAAATGAAAATGGAAGTCAATCCATTTTGGTAAGTGGAGAGAGTGGAGCTGGTAAAACTGAGACAACAAAAATGCTCATGAGGTACCTAGCATTCATGGGGGGTAGAGCTGCTACAGAAGGAAGAACTGTAGAGCAACAAGTTTTGGAG TCCAATCCAGTGCTGGAAGCATTTGGAAACGCCAAAACGGTCAAAAACAACAATTCAAG TCGATTTGGTAAATTTGTTGAAATTCAATTCGACAAAAATGGGAAGATTTCAGGAGCTGCAATCCGAACATATCTCCTCGAAAGGTCACGAGTTTGCCAGGTCTCTGACCCAGAGAGAAACTATCATTGCTTTTACATGCTTTGTGCAGCACCACCAGAG GATGCCAACAAGTACAAGTTAGGGGATCCAAGGCAATTCCACTATCTTAATCAATCAAACTGTTATGAAGTGTCAAATGTAGATGATGCAAAAGAATACTTGGAGACCAGAAATGCAATGGACATTGTAGGCATTAACCAAGATGAGCAG GATGCTATCTTCCGTGTGGTAGCTGCAATCCTCCATCTTGGAAACATTGACTTTGTCAAAGGGAAAGAAGTGGATTCTTCCAAATTGAAAGATGATAAATCACTCTTCCACCTCCAAACAGCTGCAGAGTTGTTCAT GTGTGATGCAAAATCACTAGAAGATTCACTTTGCAAGCGTGTCATTGTAACTCCTGATGGTAACATCACCAAACCTCTGGACCCTGATGCAGCTGCTTTGAGTCGAGATGCCTTGTCAAAGACTGTGTACTCCAAATTGTTTGATTG GATTGTGGACAAAATTAACAGTTCAATTGGTCAGGATTCCAATGCAGTAAGCATAATAGGAGTCCTTGACATTTATGGATTTGAAAGCTTCAAAATCAACAG TTTTGAGCAACTATGCATCAACCTAACGAATGAGAAGTTGCAACAACATTTTAATCAG CATGTATTCAAGATGGAGCAAGAAGAGTACACAAAGGAGGAAATCGATTGGAGCTATGTAGAGTTTGTGGATAACCAGGatgttcttgatcttcttgagAAG AAACCAGGGGGAATAATCGCTCTTCTAGATGAAGCCTG CATGTTCCCAAAATCAACTCATGAGACTTTTGCACAAAAAATGTACCAGACATATAAATCCCACAAGCGCTTCAGCAAGCCAAAACTTGCTCGAACAGATTTCACAATTAACCATTATGCTGGAGAT GTCACATATCAAGCAGATCATTTTCTTGATAAAAACAAAGATTATGTTGTAGCAGAGCATCAAGCTCTTTTATGTGCTTCCAAGTGCCCATTTGTTGCTAATCTTTTCCCTCCTTTACCAGAGGAGACATCAAAGCAATCCAAATTCTCTTCCATTGGTTCACAGTTTAAG CACCAACTGCAATCTCTCATGGAGACACTGAATACAACAGAACCCCATTACATACGATGTGTGAAACCAAATACAGTTTTGCAGCCTGGGATCTTTGAGAACTTTAACGTCTTGAACCAATTAAGATGTGGG GGAGTACTTGAAGCAATAAGGATTAGTTGTGCTGGATATCCAACAAAAAGAACTTTTGAAGAGTTCCTTGATCGTTTTGGAATGCTAGCCCCCGATGTACTTGATGG TTCTGATGAGAAAAAGGCCTCTATGGCCATCTGTGATAAGATGGGCTTAAAAGGCTATCAA ATGGGAAAAACAAAGGTATTTCTCAGAGCAGGTCAGATGGCTGAAATTGATGCACGAAGAGCCGAAGTCTTAGCTAAAGCAGCTAAACTCATACAGAGACAAATCCGAACACATTTAACCAGAAAGGAGTTCATCACCCTAAGAAAGGCCACAATTCATATCCAGAAGATATGGAGAG CTAAACTTGCACGTGAACTCTTTGAGAATATGAGGAGGGAAGCAGCTTCTATCCGGATACAGAAACATGTGCGTGCACACAGAGCAAGAATGTATTATACATCATTACAAGAATCAGCTATAGTTCTTCAATCAGGCTTGAGAGCATTTGCAGCACGGAATGAATACAGGTACAGAAGAAGAACAAAGGCTTCAACGAAAATTCAG ACACAATGGAGAAAAGTCCAAGCTCTTTCTGATTACAAACAGCAGAAGAGAGCAACTGTTTCACTTCAATGTCTTTGGAGAGCCAGAATTGCAAGGAAAGAGCTCCGAAAGCTTCGGATG GCTGCAAGAGAAACTGGTGCACTTAAGGAAGCAAAAGACAAGTTGGAGAAGCGTGTTGAGGAGCTTACATGGAGACTAGATATTGAAAAGCACATGAGG ATGGATCTTGAAGAAGCTAAAGGGCAAGAGATTGCAAAATTGcaaaattcattacaagaaatgCAAGCTCAGCTAGATGAATCCCAGGCAGCAATTATACATGAGAGAGAAGCAGCAAAAATAGCAATTGAACAAGCACCACCAGTTATTAAAGAGGTACCTGTTGTGGACGATACAAAGCTAGAGTTACTGACAAATAAAAATGAGGAGCTGGAG ACTGAAGTAGAAGAGCTTAATAAGAAGATTAAAGAGTTTGAAGAGAAGTTCTCAGAAATTGAAAACGAGAATCAATCAAGGGTGAAAGAGGCGGAAGAAGCACAGCTTAAAGCAACACAACTTCAGGAGACTATTGAAAG ATTAGAATTGAGTTTGTCAAACCTCGAGTCTGAGAACCAGGTTCTATGCCAGAAGGCTTTGGAAGAATCAAAAAATGAAGAACTCTTTGAAGAGATCAAAAT CCTCAAGGGTCAGATAGCAAATCTAGAATCAGAGAATGAATTCCTACGGAGCCAGGCAGCAGCAGCTGCTTTAGAGCATAAAGTCCATCCAGAGAAAATAGAACCAGACCATTTAGCAGCTGCTTTAGAGCAGAAAGTTCATCCAGAAAAAATGGAATCAGACCATGAAGTTGCTGTTGTAGAGAAGATAAAAGTTCAACCAAGAGTTATTGCAGATAATATGACTTCCCAAATCAAG AATCTGGATAATGGAAATCAGACAGAGGAAGAATGGCATGCaagaaaa GAACCAAAAGCACCAGTCTTCTTGCTTACTAAACAAAGATCACTCACAGATAGACAGCAG GAAAGTCATGATGCACTGCTGAAGTGTCTCGCTGAAGATAAGAGATTTGAGAAAAACAGACCTGCTGTTGCTTGTATTGTATATAAAGCACTTCTTCATTGGAGATCCCTTGAAGCagacaaaacacatatttttGATAAAATTACACACACTATACGATCATCTATAGAG AATCAAGAAGGAATCCATGATCTAGCCTACTGGCTTTCAACTACTTCAACACTTCTGTTTTATCTGCAATGCACAATGAAGGCCAGCAATACAACTAAGGCAGTGTCACGTAATCGAAACTCCCCTGccactttgtttggaaaaatggCACAA GGTTTGCGTTCATCTTCAATGGGCTTGGGGATTTCAAGTGGCTACAGTGGAATGGTTGAGAAGCCAAATGATCAGTCTAAAGTAGAAGCCAAATATCCAGCTATTCTGTTTAAGCAGCATTTAACTGCATATGTGGAGAAGATATATGGAATGATCCGTGATAGTCTAAAGAAAGAGATTAGCCCGTTCTTAAATTTGTGTATTCAG GCACCAAGATCCATAAGGACTAGATCAATAAGAGGATCATCCAGAAACATCCATTCAAATATTGTTGCAAAACAGCAAGCATTACATATGTACTGGAAAGGCATTGTGGACAAGTTAGATAGTACCTTGCGTATATTGTCTGATAACTTT GTGCCTCCCATCCTTGCAAGAAAGATATTTAGTCAAGTTTTCTCATTCATGAATATCCAGCTATTTAATAG TTTGTTGCTTCGTCGTGAGTGTTGTTCCTTTAGCAATGGAGAATATTTGAAGGCAGGATTGCATGAGTTGGAACTATGGTGTCTTAAAGCAACAGACCAG TTTGCTGGTTCATCTTGGGATGAACTCAAACACATACGCCAAGCTGTGGGATTTCTG GTTTTGCATCAAAAGACTCAAAAATCTTTGGAGGAAATCACAAGTGAGCTCTGCCCG GTGTTAAGTATTCCACAAATATATCGTATTGGAACTATGTTCTGGGATGACAAGTATGGAGCACAGGGATTATCTCCAGAA GTCATTAGCAGAATGAGAGTGATTATGACAGAAGACTCAATAAGCATACATAATAGCTCATTCCTTCTAGAGGTGGATTCCAG CATACCATTCTTGATGGAAGAGATGTTTCGGTCCATGAGTGACATCCGTCTATCAGACATGGATGTGGATCCACCACCAA